In the genome of Erinaceus europaeus chromosome 8, mEriEur2.1, whole genome shotgun sequence, one region contains:
- the LOC103125061 gene encoding GTPase IMAP family member 8-like yields MEKHRDPTRPRAATAQGIGPRITCWFQRLQSGSKECVNEDKPQKEEKSCKTLNIVLLGRSGTGKSAAGNTILGKKEFTSELRAQPVTKTSESATGSWRGQEVVVVDTPSLLGMPGEGEHPPTPREEAEHILSLCKRGNTVMVLVLQLGRFTQMEEKSMRVLRAIFGKEVDKHTIVLFTRKEDLGSEKIEDYAKNTDNKALRKIIEKCEGRVCAFNNKETGEAREAQVEELLTMASTLIERNGGYVSRGKAISGKRNGSEQSHC; encoded by the exons ATGGAGAAACACAGGGACCCCACACGTCCCAGAGCTGCGACAGCCCAGGGGATCGGACCCAG AATCACCTGCTGGTTCCAGAGACTGCAGAGTGGCTCCAAG GAATGTGTGAATGAAGATAAAcctcagaaagaagagaaatcatGTA AAACCCTGAACATTGTCCTTCTGGGGAGAAGTGGAACTGGAAAAAGCGCAGCTGGAAACACCATCCTTGGAAAGAAGGAGTTTACGTCAGAGCTCCGAGCTCAGCCCGTCACCAAGACCAGCGAGAGCGCCACGGGGAGCTGGCGTGGGcaggaagtggtggtggtggacacACCGTCCCTCCTTGGCATGCCCGGTGAGGGAGAGCATCCGCCTACACCGAGGGAGGAGGCCGAgcacattctgtctctctgtaagAGAGGCAACACTGTGATGGTCCTGGTGTTGCAGCTGGGGAGGTTCACTCAGATGGAAGAGAAGTCTATGCGGGTACTCAGAGCCATCTTTGGGAAGGAAGTGGACAAACACACGATAGTGCTCTTCACCCGAAAGGAGGACCTAGGGTCTGAGAAGATTGAAGATTACGCCAAGAACACAGACAACAAGGCTCTTCGGAAGATAATTGAGAAGTGTGAGGGGAGAGTTTGCGCATTCAATAACAAGGAAACCGGGGAAGCTCGAGAAGCCCAGGTGGAAGAACTTCTGACGATGGCCAGTACACTGATAGAGAGAAATGGCGGCTACGTCTCCAGAGGCAAGGCTATCTCGGGGAAAAGAAATGGCTCTGAGCAGTCACACTGCTAG